GTGTATATGATTTGGCTGGCTTCTAATATTTAATTTCTCTCACAACCTCAAAAATCTAAAACTAAAGGTAGTAGCGAAGACTACCTTGGCCATTGGATTCGAGAACAGAGAATTCCACTTGTTCATCTTGTCTTAGCAACCAAGGTtttcaattcaaattcaaatcctttttctttttactgATTCTGTTCCTTACAATTTACTTGTTCATTATTTGGTCGATTAATAATGAGGTCAATCATTGTGCGAATCATCAGTTCACCTAATTCTGGGTTGTTTGTTTAGTTTTCTCTTAGGCTCTGTTTTAAAGTATGGTAGAGAAAGTTTCATCTTTTGGTGTTCTTCATGTGCAGCGTTTCTCATTGTTTAAATGGGTTTGATGATTTGTTAGAAAAGAGtattaatttgaaatgtttaattAGTTTGAGTTTTTCTTCTTTTGCAGCAGGAGGTCGTTCTTCTCCGGCGTCCACCTGTTCACCAGCGGCAATAAATTATTCCTCTTGACAACGATCTCGGATTGATTTTTCTATGGTGGTTGAGTTTTGGAGTAATAGGATTGTTGAATGGGGACAAATAAAGAAGAAGCATAAAGATACGAATAGGCTGTTTGGttgagaagaagaagagaaaaattaGCCATTTAGGTTCTTCTTGTTTGCAGCttaggtaaaaaaaattgaaaataaataaattctcttTCCTATGTGTAGATTATGTggacctttttaaaaattaacgcGTTAAATTTGGAGCGTGATTTCACGCACTTAACAGACTTCCATTTAAGGACTTATAATTGCGAATCCGTGGAGTTAAAGGAccagtaaaagataaaatttagtttaaggACTAGATAATCAAAACAGGTATAGTTTAAGGACCTGGAAATGGGTTTTTCCATTAATTTATACGAACCATGCATGTATCATTCTAGTtgacaatttttctttttttctttttttttgataaattgaatACTCAATTGTCATGTATTGCTCAagtaaattaattgaaaaaattagatatatttccaacaaatttataaaaatgggataaatttagaacatttaaaaggtttgataagttttaattttttttttggcttttataggacctttgatatttttttgaacCTTTTAccctctaattttattttatttttcaaaataaccCTCTAATTAAACCCTCTTCATAttggtgattttatttattttgttatcaaaTTTACTTCTGCCTCTGTTCTcttttgtttgtctttttttaaagttcttttgtttcaaaatatttgtccACTACAAATTTCAAtgatatatttcaattttgtttttcattgttgccctttactttaattagtggAGTAGAGATAGCATTTATTAATATGTGAACTTTACTATATCAATGTAAGGTTATTTAGTCatttatatgaaattttaatgaCTTTCTTAATACGCGTgttttgttaaataaattcattttaagtTTTGGATCAGCTAGGTCCCAAATTTGCCTTTTGTATTCAAATAAGTCCATATTTTGAAGTGTATAATTTTATGGTTACTTGACCTAAATTGAGAGGGTGTTTGGCCTAATTGACCGAAAAGTTAACATGGACTAATTTGACCCCGAAAATACAAGTCTTAAATCTAATtgatctataaaattaaaatggacGTATTTAATCCCAAAATATAAGTTCGAAGGCCGCGTTGACCCATTGCTCAATTAATTACtccaaaatctataaaaaaactcattaattataattgatatatTCAAATATTCTTATAATACCCTTTAAAGTTTTTAAGAGTGAAGCATTATGAAGGTACTGCATTTAATGCTCATGCAATAAAATTATAAGAGTAGTTTGAtgaatttattctaaattatcaataaatatagttactatttctatttttataagaCAAAAATGTAcctattttttctatatttatgAGACGGATGGAGTATCATTGAATATAGGCTTTACATACCAAAAGTTTCATATAggctaaacttttatttttatctagaATCTCTTTAAAGTTTTATATTCATTACATCCATTTACCGTTTTCTATTTAATGGATTATTTATAGACGGAAATTGTAAGCGTGTAACTCAGCACTGTTAAGTCATTAATAAATTTTCacgtcaaaaataataaaagaaccTCTTTACTTTCATTTATTTATCTAGTCCATTTATTTTAAGTTGTTCTTATTCTATAGGcccttaaatttattatttgtattatttatctaGTCACTTTCTAAGTTCGATGATATCTCATTAATGTGTCGAGTAATATGGACACCTAAATCGATCTCATGTTTATTTTACGGAGAGTATATATAATGCATGCTCATTttccatcaaaaaaaaatctataaattaaaaataagttaaaaataggGACTAATTAACAAAGACAGTTTCAAAAAAGgaccaaattaataaatttttgaaagtatagggaTCGAAAGATAGATTTAGCCtgaaatatatatcaaattatcAAGTAACAGAAAGAGAATTAGGTAAGGGTTCATGGGCAGCGACTGTCGAAGTCAGCAACCTGCAATCATCTGATGACAAAAACTGAGACCCTTGCACTGAAACTGCACCAATAATCTCAAGCAGAACACGTTCAAACTCCTCGCCGTCGATCCATTCATGAATTTCTGCATTGATCTTCACAGAATTCCGACAGATTAATTCCCACACAGGAAATTTCTTCCTAGGCATCAGAAAATCATCCCTAGTAAGCTTCAAGCTAGGGCAATAATCACCATCTCCATCCCCGAGATATACGATTCTCTTCTTGTTATTGTCTTCCGAAGCTTGGATTCTTTCAACAATACGGCCCTTACACATATTCGCAGGGCAGAGAGCGCAGCAACCATGGTCATGGAATGGGAGGATATTTAATCTCCCTTGTTCATCAACAAATCCAGGGTTTGTGTTAATCGCATAGAAACAATCCCTCAAACCGACATGTTTCAATATTGTATCGATAAAGAATGTGTTTGAGTTGCTAATGATCCTCAACTCGCAACCAGAAGCATGCGCGGATTTAAGAGCATGAACGATACATGGATGGATAGGAATACGGTTTAGCACTTCGACAATCTGATGAATTGTTATCCCTCGCGAGTGAAGTTCTTTCGTAATTCTTGTCATTACGGAGTTCAATGGCATTGTGGGGAGTAATTGATTGAACAAATCTATAAGACCGAATTCTTCAACGACCCAATAATCGCTATCAACATCGATTATTGTCTTGTCGAAATCTAGAATCACCAAAATTTCAGCCATATTCGAAGAGAAATTGACTTTCATTAGTGCAGCAGTCATAGAACCCGACATTTATATGGGTTCCATGTAGCATTAGGAGAATAAAGAGGAGAATAAAGGGGAGAACCCTATAGTTATATCCTTGATCATTTTTGACATTAAATCATGGCCATCAAGGTGTGAAGCcaaaataacatattttcatTTGATGTTCAATTCACTTAGAGGAGCATTTCAATGAATTTCTTAAAAGATtcgaactatttttatttatagaatttAATAACAATAGATTAAAAGAACTACCGAATATTTATTATACAAATTTAGGATGAAAAATAGATTTGACACTACATATGGAGAGAGCAAAATTTTACTCTATTGTATATCCTATTTACAATATTtctcttaaaataaaatatctatttCTTTTCTacatact
This window of the Mercurialis annua linkage group LG5, ddMerAnnu1.2, whole genome shotgun sequence genome carries:
- the LOC126680628 gene encoding inorganic pyrophosphatase 2-like; its protein translation is MSGSMTAALMKVNFSSNMAEILVILDFDKTIIDVDSDYWVVEEFGLIDLFNQLLPTMPLNSVMTRITKELHSRGITIHQIVEVLNRIPIHPCIVHALKSAHASGCELRIISNSNTFFIDTILKHVGLRDCFYAINTNPGFVDEQGRLNILPFHDHGCCALCPANMCKGRIVERIQASEDNNKKRIVYLGDGDGDYCPSLKLTRDDFLMPRKKFPVWELICRNSVKINAEIHEWIDGEEFERVLLEIIGAVSVQGSQFLSSDDCRLLTSTVAAHEPLPNSLSVT